One genomic segment of Pseudorca crassidens isolate mPseCra1 chromosome X, mPseCra1.hap1, whole genome shotgun sequence includes these proteins:
- the SLC25A43 gene encoding solute carrier family 25 member 43 isoform X2, producing the protein MATWRRDGRLTGSQRLLCAGLAGTLSLSLTAPLELATVLAQVGVVRGRARGPWGAGLRVWRAEGPRALWKGNAVACLRLFPCSAVQLAAYRKFVVLFTDDLGHISQWRSIMAGSLAGMVSTIVTYPTDLIKTRLIVQNMLEPSYRGILHAFSTIYQQEGFLALYRGVSLTILGALPFSAGSLLVYMNLEKIWNGPRDRFSLLQNFANVCLAAAVTQTLSFPFDTVKRKMQLPLPVTSRRPPQRGQGTLAFIACPYFSETDGKNQNKPGIINSKGPVVPDSPAEAVTAFEMGRCLSGIGPAFS; encoded by the exons ATGGCGACTTGGCGGCGGGACGGCCGGCTGACGGGCAGCCAGCGGCTGCTGTGCGCGGGGTTGGCGGGGACGCTCAGCCTCAGCCTCACCGCGCCGCTGGAGCTCGCCACCGTGCTGGCCCAGGTCGGCGTCGTGCGCGGCCGCGCCCGGGGGCCGTGGGGCGCGGGGCTTCGCGTCTGGCGGGCCGAGGGGCCCCGCGCCCTGTGGAAGGGGAACGCGGTGGCCTGCCTGCGCCTCTTCCCCTGCAGCGCCGTTCAACTGGCCGCCTACCGCAA GTTTGTTGTGCTGTTCACGGATGACCTGGGCCACATCTCCCAGTGGAGGTCCATCATGGCTGGGAGTCTTGCGGGCATGGTTTCCACCATCGTGACATATCCTACAGACCTCATCAAAACCCGGTTAATTGTGCAGAACATGCTGGAACCATCTTACAGGGGGATCCTCCATGCTTTTTCTACTATTTATCAACAGGAAGGGTTCCTGGCCCTTTATCGAGGGGTTTCCCTTACTATTTTAG GTGCTCTCCCTTTCTCTGCCGGCTCCCTTCTAGTTTACATGAACCTGGAGAAAATCTGGAATGGACCCCGAGATCGGTTCTCTCTCCTCCAGAACTTCGCCAATGTCTGCCTGGCTGCCGCGGTGACCCAGACACTCTCCTTTCCCTTCGACACAGTGAAGAGAAAGATGCAG CTGCCACTGCCCGTTACATCAAGGCGGCCTCCACAGCGAGGACAGGGCACCCTTGCCTTCATAGCCTGTCCATACTTCAGTGAAACAGATGGAAAGAACCAAAATAAGCCAGGAATTATCAATAGCAAGGGGCCAGTAGTCCCTGATTCCCCTGCTGAGGCAGTAACTGCATTTGAAATGGGCCGGTGTCTTAGTGGGATTGGCCctgcattttcctaa